A region of the Romboutsia hominis genome:
AAAGTACGATGAACAAATGGACAAAGATAAAATATTGGAAAAAACAGCAAATAAAAATGATATAAATGAAAATAAATCAAAAGAAATAAGGATATTTATAAGTGGAGAGGTTAAAAATCCTGGGGTGGTCACAATTGAAAATAGCAAAAGGTTAATAGATGCTATAGATTTACTAGGAGGATTTACAGAAGAGGCAGATTTAAATAAAATAAATTTAGCTATGACTATAGAAGATGAAATGCATTATATAATACCTAAAATAGGTGAAGAAATAAATAATAATAACGAAAATGTAACACAAAATAATACTAAGTCTCAAGAAGATAATTCAAAAATCAATATAAATATAGCTAACGTAAGCGATTTAGACAAACTGCCTGGGGTTGGAGAGGCTACGGCTAACAAAATATTAAATTATAGGGAAGAAAAAGGTCAGTTTAAGAGTATTGAGGAAATAAAAAATGTAAATGGAATTGGAGATAAAAAATATGAAGATATTAAGGATATGATTACTATAGAGTAAAATAACCATTAAATAAAATAATATTTGATATAAACTTGTAAATTTAAAAGTAAAAATATGATATTATAATTATTATAAGACATAACAAGGAGAGATATATATGGAGATGTTAAGAAAACTTACAGATATGACTACTTCAGGTGGCTGAGCGGCTAAGATTGGGCCAGAGGTTCTGGCATCAGTATTAAGTAAACTACCTAGAAATGAAAGCACAGACAATTTATTAGTTGGATTAGAAACATCCGATGATGCAGCTGTATATAAATTAAATAATGATAGTGCTTTAATTCAGACACTAGACTTTTTCACTCCAATGATAGATGACCCATATATATTTGGTCAAATAGCAGCAGCAAACTCTTTATCAGATGTCTATGCTATGGGCGGAAAACCAATTGTAGCTATGAATATAGTTTGTTTTCCATCATGTCATGATATGAATGTTTTAGCAGAAATATTAAAGGGTGGATTTGATAAAGTTAAGGAGAGTGGCGCACTTTTAGTTGGGGGGCATACTGTAGATGATAAAGAACCCAAATATGGACTTTCAGTATCTGGTATAGTTCATCCAGATAAAGTATTATCAAATGCAACATCTAAAGTAGGTGATAAGTTAATTATAACTAAACCTATAGGTGTAGGTATATTAAATACAGCTATGAAAGAAGGATTAGTAGATAAAGAAGTTTCTGAAAAAGTAATAGAAACTATGATACATTTAAATAAGTATGCAGCAATGAGTTTTGATAATATAGAAGTTAATTCAGTTACAGATATAACAGGATTTGGACTTTTAGGACATGCC
Encoded here:
- a CDS encoding helix-hairpin-helix domain-containing protein — protein: MNKQKKVAIVILITVFSISATIINRGLKVRDNVYVVSKSEKEETKNLKYDEQMDKDKILEKTANKNDINENKSKEIRIFISGEVKNPGVVTIENSKRLIDAIDLLGGFTEEADLNKINLAMTIEDEMHYIIPKIGEEINNNNENVTQNNTKSQEDNSKININIANVSDLDKLPGVGEATANKILNYREEKGQFKSIEEIKNVNGIGDKKYEDIKDMITIE
- the selD gene encoding selenide, water dikinase SelD: MEMLRKLTDMTTSGGUAAKIGPEVLASVLSKLPRNESTDNLLVGLETSDDAAVYKLNNDSALIQTLDFFTPMIDDPYIFGQIAAANSLSDVYAMGGKPIVAMNIVCFPSCHDMNVLAEILKGGFDKVKESGALLVGGHTVDDKEPKYGLSVSGIVHPDKVLSNATSKVGDKLIITKPIGVGILNTAMKEGLVDKEVSEKVIETMIHLNKYAAMSFDNIEVNSVTDITGFGLLGHALEMAKASNVSIEIDSKEVPILEGAVDMARMGIIPAGMYRNKEYIGKDVSTNNIATEIEDILYDPQTSGGLLISVREELADMLIKDMKKNGSIEAKVIGEVKEKSSKYITVI